The Vibrio sp. SNU_ST1 genome has a segment encoding these proteins:
- a CDS encoding copper-translocating P-type ATPase, which yields MLGVDENWSIDMNHYTTALNGLNCMGCAKKVHTLFDGLDNTKINDISPTYIDISTPSSYVELNEQLATLGYSMGNSLHLSLSGLSCGKCVNKLTQALEQTEQTSNLEVSKHELSVVTLLSEPALIELIESVGYHATPYSEISEPLSNLDSEDDKKTAPVEPTQAKPVASQYTYHLVLEGMTCASCVSSVEKALKKNEFVDQAQINLAEQTALVFTSEARDAIESALIESVKTAGYGAEFVDDAATQQQKQQEQQLRTQKAFLKNSVSALFIGAPLMAWGLFGGSMTIATFNDQLAWGLVGVVCLILLATSGRSFFTNAWQSLMHKRATMDTLVALGTGAAWFYSMLVVLIPSWFPEPSRHVYFEASAMIVGLISLGHYIEAKAKARTTKSLQALIDLQPQKAVVIVDGKEQTIAVEAIQVGMQVRVRPGEKVPVDGVVVSGESYIDESMLTGEPLPNVKSINDGVSAGTINGDGSLIIEATGIGSSTMLARIIQMVRQAQSSKPAIAKLADSISAVFVPVVVAIAAIAALVWFFVGPQPSASYMLVVSTTVLIIACPCALGLATPLSITVGVGKAAEFGVLIKDADVLQSASKIDAVVFDKTGTLTQGKPTVQQAFYSDLSEQELLAYAYSVEVGSEHPLAKAVCQYAESLQVSALPHSEFENQRGLGVQATINGRKVQVGSLKYLSQLGIETEIGADFIEFCRTQAWTPIFVVIDQKLEGIFGISDALKIDSKQAIAQLKSAGIHTVLLTGDNDSVAQAIGKSVGIDEVISEVLPEQKAQQIIQLQQQYKSVAMVGDGINDAPALAQADIGIAMGSGSDVAIESAQMTLLNSSPLSVSNAIELSQATVRNMKQNLFGAFIYNSLGIPIAAGVLYPFFGFLLSPVVAGAAMAMSSITVVSNANRLRLFKPTHSNINKNHIHEVHHDS from the coding sequence ATGTTAGGCGTAGATGAGAATTGGAGTATCGATATGAACCATTACACAACTGCGCTCAACGGCCTAAATTGCATGGGATGTGCGAAGAAAGTCCACACACTGTTTGATGGTCTCGATAATACGAAGATCAACGACATATCGCCGACGTACATCGATATTTCAACTCCTTCTAGTTATGTTGAGCTCAATGAACAGTTAGCAACCCTTGGTTATTCCATGGGTAATTCGCTGCACCTTTCATTATCAGGGCTTAGTTGCGGTAAGTGCGTGAACAAGCTGACTCAAGCGCTTGAGCAGACCGAGCAAACCTCAAACCTAGAAGTCAGCAAACATGAATTATCGGTGGTTACTCTGCTTTCAGAACCCGCGCTTATTGAGTTGATCGAAAGTGTGGGTTATCACGCGACTCCTTACTCTGAAATTAGTGAGCCTTTATCGAATTTAGATTCAGAAGACGATAAAAAAACAGCGCCAGTGGAACCGACACAAGCTAAACCTGTAGCTAGCCAATATACCTATCACCTTGTTCTCGAGGGAATGACGTGTGCGAGTTGTGTTTCTTCGGTAGAGAAAGCGCTGAAAAAGAATGAGTTCGTCGACCAAGCTCAGATCAACCTCGCTGAACAGACAGCCTTAGTCTTCACGTCTGAAGCACGTGACGCAATCGAAAGCGCTCTCATAGAATCGGTAAAAACCGCAGGTTATGGTGCCGAGTTCGTTGACGACGCGGCGACTCAACAACAAAAACAGCAAGAACAACAACTTCGTACCCAAAAAGCTTTCCTAAAGAATTCAGTAAGCGCGCTGTTTATCGGTGCTCCGTTGATGGCATGGGGTCTGTTCGGTGGCAGCATGACCATTGCTACATTTAATGACCAATTGGCTTGGGGATTGGTCGGAGTCGTCTGTTTGATACTGCTTGCGACCTCGGGACGCAGCTTCTTTACTAACGCTTGGCAATCACTGATGCACAAGCGTGCGACCATGGATACGTTAGTTGCTTTAGGCACTGGCGCGGCATGGTTCTATTCAATGCTGGTTGTGCTTATTCCATCATGGTTTCCAGAACCATCGCGTCATGTCTATTTTGAAGCAAGTGCAATGATCGTTGGCTTAATTTCTTTAGGGCACTACATTGAAGCCAAAGCCAAAGCGCGTACCACTAAGTCTTTACAGGCGCTGATTGACTTACAGCCTCAAAAAGCGGTAGTTATCGTCGATGGTAAAGAACAAACCATCGCCGTAGAAGCTATTCAAGTCGGTATGCAAGTACGAGTGAGACCGGGAGAAAAAGTCCCTGTCGATGGTGTCGTGGTATCTGGCGAATCTTATATCGATGAATCGATGCTGACTGGCGAACCGCTTCCCAACGTTAAATCGATTAATGATGGCGTTTCAGCAGGTACCATTAATGGTGATGGCAGCCTGATCATTGAAGCGACCGGCATAGGCTCAAGCACCATGCTGGCTCGAATCATCCAGATGGTTCGCCAAGCACAAAGCAGCAAGCCTGCGATTGCGAAGCTTGCCGACTCTATCTCTGCCGTTTTCGTTCCAGTAGTGGTCGCAATCGCAGCCATTGCTGCCTTAGTTTGGTTTTTTGTTGGACCACAACCTAGTGCAAGTTACATGCTCGTGGTATCAACAACAGTGCTAATTATCGCCTGCCCATGCGCTTTGGGCTTAGCGACACCGCTCTCTATTACTGTCGGCGTTGGCAAGGCTGCAGAATTTGGCGTTCTGATCAAGGATGCCGATGTGTTGCAATCCGCAAGCAAAATTGATGCTGTCGTGTTTGATAAAACAGGCACCCTAACTCAAGGTAAGCCAACCGTTCAGCAGGCGTTTTATAGCGATTTATCAGAGCAAGAACTGCTAGCTTACGCCTATTCGGTAGAGGTAGGGTCAGAACACCCATTAGCTAAAGCCGTTTGCCAATATGCAGAGAGCTTACAAGTTTCAGCGCTACCCCATAGCGAGTTCGAAAACCAACGAGGGCTTGGAGTACAAGCAACAATTAACGGCAGGAAAGTTCAAGTGGGCTCACTTAAGTACCTCTCTCAACTCGGTATTGAAACTGAAATTGGCGCGGACTTTATCGAGTTTTGTCGTACACAAGCATGGACCCCCATCTTCGTTGTAATCGATCAAAAGCTGGAAGGCATATTTGGCATTTCAGACGCATTAAAAATAGATAGCAAACAAGCGATAGCTCAACTAAAATCCGCCGGAATTCATACAGTGCTATTAACGGGCGACAACGACTCTGTAGCTCAAGCAATAGGTAAAAGCGTCGGTATCGACGAAGTAATTTCAGAAGTACTGCCAGAGCAGAAAGCGCAACAGATTATTCAGCTGCAACAGCAATATAAGAGTGTTGCCATGGTCGGAGACGGCATTAACGACGCACCGGCTCTTGCTCAAGCGGATATAGGAATAGCAATGGGCAGTGGCAGTGACGTCGCGATCGAAAGTGCGCAAATGACACTGCTCAACTCGTCGCCACTCTCGGTGAGTAATGCGATCGAGCTATCCCAAGCTACCGTGAGAAACATGAAACAGAATTTATTTGGCGCCTTCATCTATAATTCGCTAGGCATCCCTATTGCGGCAGGTGTGCTCTACCCATTTTTCGGGTTTCTGCTTAGCCCGGTGGTTGCAGGAGCTGCGATGGCGATGTCTTCGATTACGGTTGTAAGCAATGCCAACAGGCTAAGACTGTTCAAACCCACTCATTCCAATATCAACAAAAACCATATTCATGAGGTTCACCATGATTCGTAA
- the gltX gene encoding glutamate--tRNA ligase, protein MTVKTRFAPSPTGYLHVGGARTALYSWLFAKNQGGEFVLRIEDTDLERNSQEAVDAILEGMQWMGMEWDEGPYYQSKRFDRYNEMVDKLLAEDKAFKCYASKELLDEIRAEQEENKEMARYDANHPKIVAANEAAKEGDACVIRFRNPKEGSVVFDDQIRGRIEISNSQLDDLIIRRTDGAPTYNFVVVVDDWDMGITHVVRGEDHINNTPRQINIYEALGAPVPTFAHCAMILGDDGAKLSKRHGAVSVMQYRDEGYLPNALNNYLVRLGWSHGDQEIFSQEEMIEFFSLNAISKSASAFNTDKLLWLNNHYIKTSEPEYVAKYLQWHLDAQKIDTTNGPAITEVITLVGERCNTLIELAEQSRYFYEDFSEFEAGAAKKHLRGVAKGPLELALAKVEALEDFTTANIKDGVIAAVCEELEVGMGKIGMPLRVAVTGGGQSPSVDAVMELVGKERVIARIKMALEFIAEREANA, encoded by the coding sequence ATGACGGTTAAAACTCGTTTTGCTCCTAGCCCAACTGGCTATCTTCACGTTGGTGGTGCACGTACTGCACTTTACTCTTGGCTATTCGCTAAGAACCAAGGTGGTGAATTCGTTCTACGTATCGAAGACACGGACCTTGAGCGTAACTCTCAAGAAGCGGTTGATGCAATTCTAGAAGGCATGCAATGGATGGGTATGGAATGGGATGAAGGCCCTTACTACCAATCTAAGCGTTTTGACCGTTACAACGAAATGGTTGATAAGCTACTTGCTGAAGACAAAGCATTTAAATGCTACGCGTCTAAAGAACTGCTTGATGAGATTCGTGCAGAGCAAGAAGAAAACAAAGAAATGGCTCGTTACGATGCGAACCACCCTAAAATTGTTGCAGCAAACGAAGCAGCAAAAGAAGGTGATGCATGCGTTATCCGTTTCCGTAATCCTAAAGAAGGCAGTGTAGTCTTTGATGACCAAATCCGTGGTCGCATTGAAATCTCTAACAGCCAACTTGATGACCTAATCATTCGTCGTACAGACGGTGCACCAACATACAACTTCGTGGTTGTTGTGGATGATTGGGACATGGGTATTACACACGTTGTTCGTGGTGAAGACCACATCAACAACACACCTCGTCAAATCAACATCTATGAAGCACTAGGCGCGCCAGTTCCAACTTTCGCTCACTGTGCAATGATTCTTGGTGATGACGGTGCGAAACTTTCTAAGCGTCACGGTGCTGTTTCTGTAATGCAATACCGCGACGAAGGTTACCTACCCAATGCACTAAACAACTACCTAGTTCGTTTAGGCTGGTCTCACGGTGACCAAGAGATCTTCTCTCAAGAAGAGATGATTGAATTCTTCAGCCTGAACGCTATCAGCAAGTCTGCTTCAGCATTCAACACTGATAAGCTGCTTTGGTTGAACAACCACTACATCAAGACTTCTGAGCCTGAGTACGTTGCTAAATACCTGCAATGGCACCTAGACGCACAAAAGATCGATACAACAAACGGCCCAGCTATCACTGAAGTGATCACACTAGTTGGTGAGCGTTGTAATACGCTTATCGAACTTGCTGAGCAGTCTCGTTACTTCTACGAAGATTTCTCTGAGTTTGAAGCTGGCGCAGCGAAGAAGCACTTACGTGGTGTTGCTAAAGGCCCACTAGAGCTTGCTCTTGCTAAGGTTGAAGCGCTTGAAGATTTCACTACTGCAAACATCAAAGATGGTGTGATTGCAGCAGTATGTGAAGAGCTAGAGGTCGGCATGGGTAAAATCGGCATGCCACTTCGCGTAGCAGTAACAGGTGGCGGCCAGTCTCCTTCTGTTGATGCAGTGATGGAGCTTGTTGGTAAAGAGCGCGTAATCGCTCGCATCAAGATGGCTCTTGAATTCATCGCTGAGCGTGAAGCTAACGCTTAA
- a CDS encoding beta-ketoacyl-ACP synthase gives MIRRVVVTGMSGVTAFGNDWQQIEPKLRACENATQYMPSYEQYDGLNTKLAAPINDFELPAHYKRKQIRSMGRVSKLATLATENALEQAGLIGHDVLVNGETGIAYGSSTGSTDAVSDFSVMLHEKSTRGLTATTYVKMMPHTAAVNVGLFFGLKGRVIPTSSACTSGSQAIGYAYEAIKHGYQTVMVAGGGEELCPTESAVFDTLFATSLKNDTPKKSPSPYDSERDGLVIGEGAGTLVLEEYEHAVARGAKIYAEIIGFASNCDAAHVTQPQMETMQICMEKALKDAQISAEKIGYVSAHGTATDKGDIAESNATANIFGEVPISSLKSYFGHTLGACGAIEAWLSLEMMHSGWFNPTLNLQNVDERCGKLDYITGSGRELNVEYVMSNNFAFGGINTSIIFKKI, from the coding sequence ATGATCCGTCGAGTTGTTGTAACAGGTATGTCAGGTGTCACCGCTTTTGGTAATGACTGGCAACAGATAGAACCAAAACTCCGCGCTTGTGAAAATGCTACCCAATACATGCCAAGCTATGAACAGTATGACGGTTTAAATACCAAGCTTGCCGCGCCTATTAATGACTTTGAACTTCCCGCTCACTATAAGCGTAAACAAATTCGCAGCATGGGTCGTGTATCAAAGCTCGCCACCTTAGCCACTGAGAACGCATTAGAACAAGCAGGTTTGATCGGCCATGATGTATTAGTGAATGGTGAGACTGGCATTGCTTACGGATCATCGACTGGCAGTACCGATGCGGTTAGTGACTTTAGCGTTATGCTTCATGAAAAATCTACTCGCGGCCTAACAGCAACGACTTATGTAAAAATGATGCCTCACACCGCAGCGGTTAACGTAGGATTATTTTTTGGATTAAAAGGCCGAGTCATCCCTACTAGCAGCGCTTGTACTTCAGGTAGCCAAGCGATTGGTTACGCCTATGAAGCAATCAAACATGGTTATCAAACTGTGATGGTTGCCGGAGGTGGTGAAGAGCTATGCCCAACCGAGTCTGCCGTTTTCGATACCCTTTTTGCTACCAGTCTAAAAAACGATACGCCCAAAAAATCCCCTAGCCCTTACGACAGCGAACGCGATGGCCTGGTTATCGGTGAAGGTGCTGGCACGCTTGTTCTTGAAGAGTATGAACATGCGGTTGCTCGTGGTGCAAAGATCTACGCAGAAATCATCGGTTTTGCCAGCAATTGTGATGCAGCCCATGTGACCCAGCCTCAGATGGAAACCATGCAAATTTGTATGGAAAAAGCTCTTAAAGATGCACAAATTTCTGCTGAAAAAATTGGTTATGTTTCGGCGCATGGAACGGCAACAGATAAAGGTGATATTGCAGAAAGTAATGCGACAGCAAATATTTTCGGTGAAGTGCCGATCAGTTCATTGAAAAGCTACTTTGGTCATACGCTTGGCGCATGTGGTGCTATTGAAGCTTGGTTAAGCCTAGAGATGATGCATTCAGGCTGGTTCAATCCTACCTTAAATCTTCAAAACGTCGATGAACGCTGCGGCAAGCTCGATTACATCACAGGTTCTGGACGCGAGTTAAATGTTGAGTATGTAATGAGTAATAACTTTGCCTTTGGCGGAATTAACACCTCAATCATCTTCAAAAAGATTTAA
- a CDS encoding 3-ketoacyl-ACP reductase FabG2 codes for MTRQVLVTGASKGIGKAIAIQLAKDGFEIAVHYMGDKQGAENTLKSITEQGGVGRLIQFDISNRNECRETLESDIAAYGAYYGVVNNAGITRDTAFPAMTEEEWDGVIHTNLDSFYNVLHPCVMPMVQKRKGGRIVTLASVSGIMGNRGQTNYAAAKAGVIGATKSLALELAKRKITVNCVAPGLIDTGMVDEHVKDHALPQVPLRRMGEPEEVAGLVSYLMSDIAGYVTRQVISVNGGLV; via the coding sequence ATGACCCGTCAGGTTTTAGTTACAGGTGCCAGCAAAGGCATTGGTAAAGCGATCGCTATCCAACTCGCGAAAGACGGATTTGAAATCGCCGTTCATTACATGGGTGACAAGCAAGGCGCAGAAAATACCCTGAAGTCGATCACTGAACAGGGTGGCGTGGGACGTCTTATCCAATTTGATATCAGCAATCGCAACGAGTGCCGCGAAACGCTTGAATCGGATATTGCGGCATATGGTGCTTACTATGGTGTGGTAAATAATGCAGGTATCACTCGTGATACGGCATTTCCAGCCATGACCGAAGAAGAGTGGGATGGCGTTATCCATACCAACCTCGACAGCTTCTACAATGTACTGCACCCGTGCGTTATGCCAATGGTTCAAAAACGTAAAGGCGGTCGAATCGTTACTCTGGCTTCTGTGTCCGGCATCATGGGCAACCGTGGCCAAACCAACTATGCAGCAGCAAAAGCAGGCGTGATCGGCGCAACTAAGTCCCTTGCTCTAGAACTCGCAAAACGTAAGATCACTGTAAACTGTGTCGCTCCTGGTTTAATCGATACCGGGATGGTTGATGAGCACGTAAAAGATCATGCGCTTCCTCAAGTACCACTACGCCGTATGGGCGAGCCAGAAGAAGTAGCAGGTCTAGTGAGTTACCTCATGTCTGATATTGCGGGCTATGTAACTCGCCAAGTGATTTCAGTAAACGGAGGCTTAGTATGA
- a CDS encoding hotdog family protein: protein MTDIPSVDQLLPHDDPMILIDRAINVEALSIHCQVDIGPHNLFFNAESKTVPAYVGIEFMAQSVAAWSGYHALKNDTTPPIGFLLGSRRYKSLCDQFTQGQTLDIYAEQVMVDSGMAVFTARVEDQGELVAQCQLNVYVPTEQTLQEMKTRSPS from the coding sequence ATGACTGATATCCCTTCTGTAGACCAACTTCTCCCACACGATGATCCGATGATATTGATCGATCGAGCTATCAACGTTGAGGCATTGTCGATTCACTGTCAGGTCGATATTGGACCACATAATCTGTTCTTTAACGCCGAATCTAAAACCGTACCTGCTTATGTTGGTATCGAATTTATGGCACAGTCGGTTGCTGCATGGTCCGGGTATCATGCGCTTAAAAACGACACTACGCCTCCAATCGGTTTCTTACTGGGATCTCGTCGCTACAAATCTCTCTGTGATCAGTTTACTCAAGGTCAAACCCTTGATATCTACGCTGAACAAGTGATGGTGGACAGCGGCATGGCAGTATTTACGGCCAGAGTCGAAGACCAAGGCGAGCTGGTGGCTCAATGCCAACTGAACGTCTATGTACCAACCGAACAAACATTACAAGAAATGAAAACTAGGAGCCCATCATGA